Below is a genomic region from Xylanivirga thermophila.
TCCAATCTCTTTTTTATCAATGTAATTGCCTCCTCTAAAAGTATATATCTAAGATTTCTGATTATGGTTTTCCTTCTTCTTTGAACTATACTTTTTACTCTTGCGTTTCGTGCAATCATCATCTGATGCAATGTCAATATAAGTATCGACTAATCTCCACTGCTCAACGATTGAAACCATTCTTGTTAATGCTGAAATCTGTGCAACAAGGTTTTTTAATTGCTCCATATCATTGGTACTGACACGGCAATATATTTCCACCTTTTTTTCAAGCTTACGAAGAATCGCAGGAAAATAGTTTATTTTCTTTTCCATATGACTCCTCCTTGTATAATTAGTATTGTATTAATCAGTGAATGAAATCACTGTCAGACCTGCAAATTTAATAGTTAATCACATCAAATAAAACCAATCTATTCTAAATATCAAATACATTTTCGGTTCCATATCTTAGCCAATTTGCCAGCACCTGTTGGCCTGAACCTTGATAACATGTATAATATTATCCGGACTTGAAAGGTTAATGCAAAACCTCCTGGGACGGACCTTAGCGGGCCGATTACCCGTAAGTTAGAGTATTAATCCATTCCGGTAAGTCTACATGTTTCAGCTGGTTGAGGCCAGCTCTTTAGCTGGTTCCTCGTGTCACATGCAAGGTTATTTACTTACACGGAA
It encodes:
- a CDS encoding recombinase family protein; translation: MEKKINYFPAILRKLEKKVEIYCRVSTNDMEQLKNLVAQISALTRMVSIVEQWRLVDTYIDIASDDDCTKRKSKKYSSKKKENHNQKS